The Anguilla anguilla isolate fAngAng1 chromosome 4, fAngAng1.pri, whole genome shotgun sequence genome has a window encoding:
- the uts2d gene encoding urotensin 2 domain containing, with protein sequence MDRVLSTNLYLGLLALMLLHRTHIVQGHSLLSPENHVLGPKEETDVQNKILALLLHKSLAPLPVDRNEAIGLEMARKISELQELEALKKDLDLQREFVSDTVMPLPSKRGVNNPSCFWKYCV encoded by the exons ATGGACAGAGTCCTTTCTACAAATCTGTATCTCGGTCTCTTGGCCTTAATGCTGCTGCACAGAACGCATATTGTGCAAGGCCACAGCCTCTTGAGTCCAG AAAACCATGTGCTTGGGCCAAAAGAAGAAACAGATGTTCAGAACAAGATACTTGCATTACTGTTGCATAAAAGCCTTGCGCCATTACCAGTGGACAGAAATGAAGCTATCG GTCTGGAAATGGCCAGAAAAATATCAGAGCTCCAGGAG CTGGAGGCTTTGAAAAAAGACCTTGACCTGCAGAGGGAGTTTGTCTCAGACACAGTGATGCCTCTTCCCAGCAAAAGAGGAGTGAATAATCCAA gttgCTTCTGGAAGTACTGTGTCTAA
- the LOC118225226 gene encoding E3 ubiquitin-protein ligase RNF182-like, whose amino-acid sequence MAGQVPEDTLSSVSMEELECKICYRLYNLSARRPKVLGCCHRLCAKCLSKMAGLVEEPPYSVACPFCRYPTYLTGEVAAGLPDDHNIVKALALRGRRKRNAKSAELLLSPGGLSSAVSASSSSTSTSSISSPPSNSASLQGTSNCLVVTVVEAIQESPDHLHISQPEDAESHLPGPTPWTVWKFITRTWWFLAQALVCFLGLLYFGSLPLGIFLLVMKKTSLGIFLVSLVPASLLMLVVYDVCRWFCPRY is encoded by the coding sequence atggcgggGCAGGTCCCGGAGGACACGTTGAGCAGCGTCTCCATGGAGGAGCTGGAGTGTAAGATCTGCTACCGCCTCTACAACCTGAGCGCCCGACGGCCAAAGGTCCTGGGGTGCTGCCACCGCCTCTGTGCCAAGTGCCTGTCCAAGATGGCAGGCCTGGTTGAGGAGCCACCATACTCTGTGGCCTGTCCCTTCTGCCGCTATCCAACCTACCTGACAGGGGAGGTGGCGGCTGGCCTCCCTGATGACCACAACATCGTGAAGGCCCTGGCTCTACGGGGCCGAAGGAAACGCAACGCAAAATCTGCCGAACTCCTCCTCAGCCCTGGTGGTCTCAGCTCCGCAGTCagtgcctcctcttcctccacctccacctcctccatctcctctcctccgtcAAACTCCGCCTCCTTGCAAGGGACCTCCAACTGTCTGGTTGTCACCGTTGTTGAGGCCATTCAGGAATCACCGGACCACCTCCACATCTCCCAGCCCGAAGATGCAGAGAGCCACCTGCCTGGTCCAACGCCCTGGACAGTGTGGAAGTTCATCACCAGGACATGGTGGTTCTTAGCCCAGGCACTGGTTTGTTTCCTGGGGCTGCTGTATTTTGGCTCTCTTCCCCTGGGAATCTTCCTGCTCGTCATGAAGAAGACCTCATTGGGTATTTTCCTAGTCAGTTTGGTTCCCGCTAGTTTGCTGATGCTTGTGGTCTATGACGTTTGCCGCTGGTTTTGTCCACGATATTAA
- the rgs9bp gene encoding regulator of G-protein signaling 9-binding protein, whose translation MPLLNNKVANDENIGLSKPVNEAKALVDALSKVVACYRHLASCVGGCTDGVHLRDELRRTRERAQELALANRQRLTTSLRDRTLPKEERQEMEYLWVAFSFSLELLHADMCKVFEMGQSFSLSNKTTAFVQTGIQGKTTEVAARALSLPDLNHDETPPSVERLEQSALEVEIARVDQMIEDMELKVNVLRWTVEARGPQYADPVSTDSASLALLAMDEQEPDRCCDRSQIFVIMMLCGVATLAIVLSVCVVFLA comes from the exons ATGCCACTCTTAAACAACAAGGTGGCCAACGATGAGAACATCGGCTTATCCAAACCTGTGAACGAGGCGAAGGCCCTTGTGGATGCACTCAGCAAG GTGGTGGCGTGCTACCGGCACCTGGCCTCATGCGTGGGGGGGTGCACGGACGGCGTACACCTACGGGACGAACTGCGCCGAACACGGGAGCGAGCACAGGAGCTGGCTCTGGCCAATCGGCAGCGCCTGACCACCAGCCTGCGGGACAGGACCCTGCCCAAGGAAGAGCGGCAGGAGATGGAATACCTGTGGGTGGCCTTCTCCTTCAGCCTGGAGCTCCTCCATGCCGACATGTGCAAAGTCTTTGAAATGGGCCAAAGCTTCTCTCTGTCCAACAAGACCACCGCCTTTGTGCAAACCGGCATTCAAG GGAAGACTACAGAGGTGGCTGCCCGGGCCTTGAGCCTGCCAGACCTGAACCACGATGAGACACCGCCTAGTGTGGAGCGGCTGGAGCAGAGTGCTCTGGAGGTGGAGATTGCCCGAGTGGACCAGATGATTGAGGACATGGAGCTGAAGGTTAATGTGCTGCGCTGGACGGTGGAGGCCCGGGGGCCACAGTACGCCGACCCCGTCAGTACTGACAGTGCCTCTCTGGCCCTACTCGCCATGGACGAGCAAGAGCCGGACCGTTGCTGTGACCGAAGCCAAATCTTTGTGATCATGATGCTGTGTGGGGTAGCCACCCTGGCTATTGTGTTGTCTGTCTGCGTAGTTTTCTTAGCTTGA